GGCACAACAGGGGCGTCATGTGGAAAGGCAGATTTTCTAAACCCACCGCAGACCTGGTTCAACGCTATGGCGAGTCCGTCTCCTACGACTGGAGGCTCTTCCGCCAGGACATTGCCGGGTCCATTGCCCACGCCCGGGCGCAGCTCAAGGCAGGATTGCTCAACCGGGAAGAGTTCGACGCCATCGAATCCGGCCTCAAAGACATCCTGAAAGACATTGAAGAAGGAAACTTTACCTGGAGCCGGGAGCTGGAGGACGTGCACATGAACATTGAGAGCGAGCTGACCCGCCGCATCGGCGCGCCCGGCGCCAAGCTGCACACGGCCCGCTCCCGTAATGACCAGGTGGCTACGGATACGCGCCTCTACTGCCGCACGGAGATTGATGAAATCCTGGAAAAGGTGCGCCGCCTGCAGCGGGCCCTGGTCATGAAGGCCAGGGAATACGCGGATGCCATGATGCCCGGCTACACCCATCTCCAGCGCGCCCAGCCCGTCACGATGGGCCACCATCTCCTGGCCTACGTGGAAATGCTGAACCGCGATGCGGACCGCCTGAAGGACTGCCGCAGGCGGCTGAACGTCTCTCCGCTGGGTTCCGGAGCCATTGCCGGTTCCACCATTTGCCTGGACCGCCACGAAATAGCCGTGGAACTAGGTTTTGACGCCGTCACGGAGAATTCCATGGACGCCATTGCGGACCGGGACTACATCATGGAAACCCTGTTCGACCTGGCCGTCATCGGCGCCCATCTTTCCCGCCTGAGCGAAGACGTCATCCTGTGGTGTACGGCGGAATTCGGCTTTGCCACTCTTTCCGACGCCCACACGACGGGCTCCTCCCTGATGCCCCAGAAGAAGAATCCGGACGTCGCGGAACTGACCCGCGGCAAGACGGGGCGGCTGTACGGCAACCTCACCGCCGTCATGGTAGCCGTCAAGGGCCTGCCGCTGACCTACAACCGCGATCTTCAGGAAGACAAGGAACCGCTTTTCGATTCCATCGACACCATCAAGCTGGCCCTGGATGTCAACGCGGAGATGATCGCCGCCATGACGGTCAACACGGAGCGCGCCCTGGAAGCGGCCTCTGATCCCATGCTGCTGGCCACGGATCTGGCGGACTACCTGGTGCGCCGCGGCGTTCCCTTCCGCCAGGCCCACGAATTGGTCGGCAAGGCGGTCGCCATGAGCATTTCCACCGGAACTCCGCTTCATCAGTTGAGCGACGATCAATTCGCTTCCATCTCGGATGCCTACGGAACGGATGCGCGCAGTGTATTTGAATTGACAAAAGCCTTCTCCCAGCGTACCAACCCGGGGGCTCCCAATTCCGAAAATACCCGCCGCCGCATCGCCTACTGGGAAAACGTCCTTTCCAAATAGCACGGCTTCAGGAGGCGGACGGAACGAAGAGCCGGCCGTCCGCCTCCACGGCGCGCCCTCAGGCGCAGACAGGGGGAGTTTTCCAACCATCCCCGGCATGGCACAGCGCCATAGCCCCAGATCCGGCAGCCATGTTCAAACCAGCTCTCGTTTCCTCCCTCAAAACCTACACCAGGCAAACATTCCTCTCAGACCTCTTCGCGGGGCTGACCGTGGGCGTCGTAGCCATTCCTCTGGCCATGGCCTTCGCCATTGCATGCGGGCTTTCCCCGTCCCAGGGGCTTGTCACCGCCATTGTGGCCGGGTTCCTCATTTCCCTGTTCAGCGGCAGCAAGTACCAGATAGGCGGCCCCACAGGCGCCTTTGTGATCATCATTATGGGCGTGCTGGAACAGTATCACGCCTCCGGCCTGCTGATCTGCACCTTGATGGCGGGCGTCTTTCTCATCATCTTCGGCGTCTGCCGCATGGGGGCGCTCATCCGCTTCATCCCCTTCCCCGTCACCACGGGATTTACCTCCGGCATTGCCGTGGTGATCTTCTCCACACAGATCAAGGACATCTTCGGCCTCACCATTGCAGAGAAAATTCCCGGTGATTTCATCGACAAATGGGCGTGTTACTTCCAGCACTTCCACACCGTCAACTGGGCCGCGCTGGGACTGGCCGCCGGAACCGTCATTCTTACCCTGCTGAGCCGCCGCTTCTGGCCCAAGGGCCCGGCCATGCTGGTAGGCATGCTGGGAATGACGGCCGTTTCCGTGGCCTTCACACTCCCCGTAGCCACCATCGGGCAGGCCTTCGGCAGCCTGCCGAACACATTGCCCATGCCATCCCTCCCCCATATCGAGTGGCACAACGTGGGCGCGCTGACGGCGCCCGCCTTTACCATCGCCCTGCTGGCGGCCATTGAATCCCTCTTGAGCGCGTCCGTCGCGGACGGCATGACGGGCGGACGGCACAAACCGAACATGGAACTTATCGCCCAGGGCATCGGCAACATCGGCTCCGCCCTGTTCGGCGGCATTCCGGCCACCGGAGCAATTGCCCGCACGGCTACCAACATCAAGGCGGGGGCAAAAAGCCCGGTTTCCGGGATGATCCATTCCCTGACACTGCTGGCCATCCTGATGGCCTTCGCGCAATATGCCCAGCAAATCCCGCTGGCCGTGCTAGCGGGCATCCTGACCGTCGTGTGCTACAACATGAGCGAGATGCACACCTTCCGCCGCCTGCTGAAGGGCCCCAGGCAGGACGCGGCCGTGCTGGTGATCACCTTCCTGCTGACCGTCTTTGTGGACCTTGTCGTGGCCGTGGAAGTGGGCGTGGTGCTGGCCGCCCTGCTCTTCATGGGCCGGATGGCGCAGATCAGCGACGTTTCCGCCATCAAGAACGAACTGCTGGACGACGATTCCGAAGACAGCGGAGACCGTTCCACAGCCAAACTCAATATCCCGGAAGGAGTGGAAGTGTTCGACGTCAAGGGCCCCTTCTTCTTCGGAGCGGTGGAGCAATTCAAGGACCAGGTACTGAAAACGCTGGAACACGATACGAAGGTAGTCATCCTGCGCATGCGGCTGGTTCCCGCGCTGGACGCCACCGGTCTGAACGTCCTGTCCGACTTCTGCCACCAGTGCCGGGAACACGGCTGTACCCTGCTTGTCTGCGGCGTGCAGCCCCAGCCGCTGGATGTCATCCGCCACGCTCCCTTTTACCGGGAATTGAAGCGCTACAACATTTGCGAGAATATTGACGCCGCCCTGATCCGAGCCGACAAGGTTCTCAACGGCCCCGCTCCAAAACATCTGTAAGAGAGAAGGAGGACGGTCAGGCTCCGTGCGCCTCCAGATAGGAAGCTCCCCACGCGTTCATGGCTTCCAGCACGGGAAGAACGCTCCTGCCGAACGGCGTCAGGGAATATTCCACCTTGGGAGGAACGACGGGATAGACTTTCCGCTCCACCAGCTTGTCCGCCTCCAGTTCCCGGAGCTGCTGGGCAAGCATCTTGGTCGTGGCCTCCGGAACCAGCCGGTGCAGTTCATTGAACCGGAGAACGGAGTTCTGGTAAAGAAACCAGAGGATCACAATCTTGTATTTCCCCCCGATCAGGGAAAGAGTTGCCCCGCAGGGGCAGCGGTAGGTGGAAGGGGGGTTCTTCATGGCTTCAGTAACTTTTTGGGTACTATATTACAAAACAGTGCCTACTTGTCAAAAAATCCCTGTCGCCCTATTCTGAGCGGAACTCCATTTCCGCCAGATATGAAAGTGACTATTGACCAAGAAAAGTGCATCCATTGCGGCCTGTGCAAAAAAGCCTGCATCCTCACCCGCTTTTGCGGATTCGACTCCCTGGAACAAGCCGCAGAACAGCACTGCATCAACTGCGGCCACTGCGTCGCCGTCTGCCCTCGGCAGGCTATCAGCCATGCCACCGTTAAAAAAACGGAACCCATCGGTCCCGTCCCGGATGAGCAGGGATTCCTGAATCTGCTGATGAAAACCAGGAGCGTCCGGCATTTCAAGCCCTCTCCCGTCGGCAGGGAAGCCTATGACCTCATGCGCCGCGTGGCGGAATACTCCCAATCCGGCCTGAACGCCCAGGAAATCCGTCTGATAGTCATCGAGCATCCGGACGCCCTCGCCCACATCAGGAAGGCGGCCATGCATATGTACGGGAAACTGGAGAAGCTGGCCCGGTTCCCTCTGACGCGCTTCTTCCTGAAACTGGCCCTGAACCGGAGGGACTACCGGTCCGTGATTTTTGAAAGCGCTACGCATACCCTGCGCCGGCAGACTCAGGCGCGGGGCGAAGACCCCATTCTGTACGGAGCTCCGGCACTGATTCTGCTGACCGGTCCGGCGGCATCGCAAACCGGCCGGGAAGACGCCACCGTCATTTCCCAGAATATCATGCTGGCCATGACTTCCCTGGGACTGGGATGCTGCTACATGGGCGGATTGGTCCTGGGATGCCGGATGCTCAAATACCAGCCTCTTCTCCAGGCTCTGCAACTGCCGGAAAAGCAGGAAGTGTACCAATCCTTCGTTCTCGGCGCCCCCACCCTGCAACTCAGACGCATGCCGGAACGGAAACGCCGTGAAATCACTTTCCGCCGAATCTCCGGTCAACGACCGGAATCCTCTTCCTCATACCGGGAAAGCAGGAAGTCCAAATCTTCCAGCAAATGCTGGCTGGTGCTGTTCCAGCGCTTCTTTCCCTGCAGGGCCAGAACACATTCCTTTTTATCCGTAAAACGGTAGCGGGTAATGCCCTGTTCCCGGAGGCGGGAAAGGTACTGCCTCAGCTCACCGTCAAAGAACAGCCAGAACGGCACGCTGCGCGCGATCTCCGCCACGCTGACCGTCATGGGCGGCGTCATGTCTTTCAATTCCCTGGCCAGATGGGCAAGGCCCACGTCCCGGAGCATGCGGCGGATGCGGTCATACAGGTCGGACAGGGACATGACGGACAGGTCGCATTCATGCTCCAGATAATAGCGGACGGAAGCGAGCAGGTCTTCCTTGAACGGCAAAGTCGTTCCCGCCTGGCGCGCGGCGGATTCCAGCGCGTCGGCCAGCCACTGCTCACCGTACTCGGCGATCAGGAAGTCGCCGAGTTTGAGCAGAGGTCTGTTGTTTCTGAAGCCGATCATGGAAAATGGATGGGAAGACGTTATAAAATGGGCAATTTGCGCTGAAGGGGATCAATCAGCGTCTGGTGGCGCATCTGAGTGATTTCCTGAATGAATTCCTCCACATTGGAAAACTGGCGGTACACGGACACGTAGCGGATGTAGGCTACGGGATCAATGGCGTACAGCTTTTCAATCACCTTCTTGCCGATCTCGCTGGACGGCACTTCCCGCAGGTGGTCCCGGTGCAGTTCGGAGATGATTTCCTCCACCGCGCGGTCCAGGCGGTCCATGCTGACGGGGCGCTTTTCACAGGCTTTGACGAGGCCCCTTAAGATTTTTTCACGGTTCAGGGCTTCCCGCAGGTTGTCCCTCTTCACAACGCGCAACTCCGTACGCTCGATTTGTTCATACGTCGTGTAGCGGTAATCGCACCTCAGGCAGACACGGCGGCGGCGAATCGTCGTCCCGTCCTTGGACATGCGGGAGTCGATGACCTTGTCCTCCAGATGACCGCACTGAACACATCTCATGCCGGAACCATACTACCATATAGCGCGTCCATAAAGAAAAAAGTACGCCAAATATAGTGCAGAAGGCTTAACCATCAATATTTCCCAAACACCGTTTCATGTAAATAAAACGCGCGTGGAATATCCCTTTTTCCCGCCATGAAAAGGATTTCCGCACATGCCGGGATTGTGAATAAGCGGCAGACAAAAGCCCGCATGGCTTGCATGGAAGGCTGCCATTATTTTCAGGCGAGCCCTACCGCCGGGGAAAACCGCCCCCGGAGTACCCCAAGACATGCTATTTCTCATTGCCGGTCATTCATTCACCGTGCCGCCCTCATTGACGACGGAGCCTGCGGGCAATCTCGTTCCGTTCAAATTCAGGACTGCGCCTTTCCTGACCGTAATCCGTCCCAAATTCAATGACTGTCCGTCCATCCCTTCCAAAAACATCTCCGTTCCCGCGGACAACACCCAGGAACACTTCAGGGAGGAAGTCCGCACATTCCTGAACACAATCTTGGCCGCACTCTGCTGCTCCCCTCCATTTTCCCGGACGACATGCACCTCCGCCTGTCCGGACAGAAGCCCAGGCAGAGCCTTCCCGTCCAGCGCCGCAGGTTCCCGCGACGCTATCGTTACCGCGGAACCACCGGGAATGTTCCAGGTCTGCCGTCCCGCCAGTTGAACATTTCCCTTGATGAGCAGATTTTTTCCTTCCGACAGGCGAATGCCTCCCGGTCCCAGCACCAGCCGGTCCCCGGACGCGCCAGCACCTTCAATCACCACCGTATTCACCGCCGGATCTTCCACCCGTATGCCGAACAATTTTACTGTGCCGGACACCACGCTCGGCTTGATGGAAGAAGCCACATTCCATACACACACGTTTTTTCCCGGCTGCTTCCTGTTCATCCATGCTTCCGGCGCTCCCAGCGGAACATCGTAGCGGCCACTGCGGACAGAGCCCGCATCCTTTCCCGCCAGCCGGGCCGCTTCGTAGGCAAACCGCGCACCGATGCTGATCTGGGCAGCCCCACTGTAATGCACTCCCATAGTGTCCCCTGCCGTCAGCTTGGGAAGGTCTCTGGTAGGAGCATAGCCCATGCCCGGACGGGAAGCCGCCAGACTCTTCATGACCTGCTGAGTCGTTTTTCCCTGTACGGTGGTATCGCGGCCTTCCAGCCCTCCGGTAATATTTCCAGTCTCCGCATCCGTTTCATTCCTGCCGTCCCAGTTCGCATTCTCCCCAATGATGGCCTTCTGCGCAGCCAGAGCAGACGTATCTCCGTAAGGTTTCAGATCTGCCGACAGATCGTTCAGCAACTCCAGAAAACGGGACGCACTTTCCGGAACGGAAGTGCCCGTGTTGCTCTCCCCCTGCAAATACAGGAGCCCGGAAAACGTTACCTTGGAATATCTGGACCTGTCCACAGCCCCGCAAGCGTTTTTAACAGCCTGCACCAGTGCCTGATAAGCCTGGCCGTGCTTCTGCCAGTGGGAATTGTCCCCTCCGTCCCTGGAGGCCTTTACGACTGCAACATCCGCATCCTTGAACCACCCGTTTTTCTCCAAGGTAAAGGCAAACCCGTACTCCGGCCCCATGCACAAATTACCGTTATAGCGCGGCATCGCAGGCCGAACTTGTTCCCAGGCCGTGGAAGCTCCGGGAAACACCCCCTCCCGCTGCCCGAAATTCTCATGCCAGTACAGCGTGGCCTGCGGTTCATACTTCTTCAGCAGCTCCGGTGAAGCGGGACTGCCTTTCACTGCCCCCAAAGAGTTGGACTGGCCCGTCAGTAAAAAAATCTTCAACTCTCTGGCTGAAGCCATGGAAACGGAACAAGCCAACAGGAAAAGCAGCAAAATTTTTTTCATGGTGAAAGCTTATCAGAAGCTTACCATACGCAATTTCCTTAATGGGGCAAGATCACAGACAGCGGTTTGTATAAAGACCAGCCTTTGTTTTCCAGTGGTCCTTAAGTTCCGTGGTTCTTTTCAAGTGTTCGTTACAATTTTTTAGTGGACATATTGGCCGTAATGGTGCCGACATCAAACTCTCTTTGTCCCTTAAGTTTCCGGAGCCCCCTCTGTCCCTTAAGTTTACCGTGTCCCTTAGGTCCATTGAGTCCATTAATATCTTAATGGCATGTTTAAATGGGTTGTTTTCAAGAAAAAGAACAAGCCCCTGGAGTTGTTTAAACTCCAGGGGCTTGATGGTAAAAAATCCCGGCGGCGACCTACTCTTGCGGGACCTATCGTCCGACTACCATTGGCGCGGCAGCGTTTCACTTCCGGGTTCGGAACGGGACCGGGTGGGACCACTGCGCTCTGGCCACCGGGCTTCAGGGGGGAGCTTCTCTGTTGGGAGGGGCTTCATCCTGCCTGCCCGGCGCCCTTGTTAGGGGTGCTTTTTTGGGGGGGATTTTTTTAGTGTTTGTTGTGTGGCAAGGAGATTTTCTTCCTGTTTAAGGTGAATGTGTTATTGGGAAGGGGGTCAGCGTAAACTGACATCTGCGTGGCTGGTGGTGTTATTTCATGCATATGGTGAATAGGACATTTGGTAAGTTGTATTCACGATTGGGAGTGTGATGTAATATGATGAAGTCTATCGGTGATTAGTATCGCTTGGCTCAATACATTGCTGCACTTACACCTGCGACCTATCGACGTGGTGGTCTTCCACGAACCTATAGGGAAAACTCATCTTGGGATGGGCTTGGCGCTTAGATGCTTTCAGCGCTTATCCCTTCCGCACTTAGCTACTCGGCCATGCACTTGACAGTACAACCGATGCACCAGTGGTGCGTCAGACCCGGTCCTCTCGTACTAAGGTCTGAACCCCTCAATTTTCCAACGCCCACAGAGGATAGAGGACCGAACTGTCTCGCGACGTTCTGAACCCAGCTCGCGTGCCGCTTTAACCGGCGAACAGCCGGACCCTTGGGACCTTCTCCAGCCCCAGGATGCGACGAGCCGACATCGAGGTGCCAAACCACGCCGTCGATATGAACTCTTGGGCGTGATCAGCCTGTTATCCCTAAGGTACCTTTTATCCGTTGAGCGACGGCAATTCCACTTTCTACCGCCGGATCACTTGGGCCTGCTTTCGCATCTGCTCGACTTGTTGGTCTCACAGTTAGGCGGGCTTATGCCCATGCACTCGACACCCGGTTGCCAACCGGGCTGAGCCCACCTTCGCGCTCCTCCGTTACTCTTTGGGAGGATACCGCCCCAGTAAAACTGACCGGCTGACACGGTCCTCTGGCCGGATTCACGGCTCAGGGTTAGATCCTCCAGTTTCAAAGGGTGGTGTCTCATTGATGACTCGGATGCCCCCTAAAGGGCATCTTCAGCGTCTCCCACTTACTCTGAGCATTAAAACCGAAGAAACAATGACAGCTTACAGTTAAGGTCTATAGGGTCTTTCCGTCCTTCTGCGGGTAGGCGGCATCTTCACCGCCACTACAATTTCACTGAGCGCCTGGTTGAGACAGTGCCCAACTCGTTTCACGATTCGTGCAGGTCGGAACTTACCCGACAAGGAATTTCGCTACCTTAGGACCGTTATAGTTACGGCCGACATTCACCGGGACTTGGGTTCAGAGCTTCGCCTTGCGGCTAACCCCTTGCCTTAATCTTTCGGCATTGGTCACGTGTCACACCCTATACTTCGACTTGCGTCTTTGCAGAGTGCTGTGTTTTTGATAAACAGTCGGTTGGGCCATTTCTCTGCGGCCTGCATCGCTGCAGGCACCCCTTCTTCCGAAGTTACGGGGCTAATTTGCCGAGTTCCTTAACCAGGTTTCACTCTTACGCCTTGGTATATTCTACCCACCCACCTGTGTCGGTTTGCGGTACGGGTCGCTTAGCATACGCTGGGGCTTTTCTTGGCACTCGATTTGATGATGCGCTGGGTCCGTGGACCCAGCTCGGAATTCAATAACCTGGTCATCTCTTCTCATGCGTCCCCCCAGTTTAAGGGTCGCGAGCTCAGGATTATTAACCTGATATCCATCGCCTACGCCTCTCGGCCTCGGCTTAGGTCCCGGCTAACCCAGGGACGAAACACGTTGCCCTGGAAACCTCGGGTTTACGGCGGCCGGGGATTTCACCCGGCTTTACGTTACTCATGTCTGCATACTCACTTGCATGCGCTCCAGGGTCAGTCGCCATCACCCTTCAATGCGCATGCAACGCTCTTCTACCACTCTGCCTTGCGGCAAAGTCCAGAGCTTCGG
This genomic stretch from Akkermansia biwaensis harbors:
- the argH gene encoding argininosuccinate lyase; this translates as MWKGRFSKPTADLVQRYGESVSYDWRLFRQDIAGSIAHARAQLKAGLLNREEFDAIESGLKDILKDIEEGNFTWSRELEDVHMNIESELTRRIGAPGAKLHTARSRNDQVATDTRLYCRTEIDEILEKVRRLQRALVMKAREYADAMMPGYTHLQRAQPVTMGHHLLAYVEMLNRDADRLKDCRRRLNVSPLGSGAIAGSTICLDRHEIAVELGFDAVTENSMDAIADRDYIMETLFDLAVIGAHLSRLSEDVILWCTAEFGFATLSDAHTTGSSLMPQKKNPDVAELTRGKTGRLYGNLTAVMVAVKGLPLTYNRDLQEDKEPLFDSIDTIKLALDVNAEMIAAMTVNTERALEAASDPMLLATDLADYLVRRGVPFRQAHELVGKAVAMSISTGTPLHQLSDDQFASISDAYGTDARSVFELTKAFSQRTNPGAPNSENTRRRIAYWENVLSK
- a CDS encoding SulP family inorganic anion transporter — encoded protein: MFKPALVSSLKTYTRQTFLSDLFAGLTVGVVAIPLAMAFAIACGLSPSQGLVTAIVAGFLISLFSGSKYQIGGPTGAFVIIIMGVLEQYHASGLLICTLMAGVFLIIFGVCRMGALIRFIPFPVTTGFTSGIAVVIFSTQIKDIFGLTIAEKIPGDFIDKWACYFQHFHTVNWAALGLAAGTVILTLLSRRFWPKGPAMLVGMLGMTAVSVAFTLPVATIGQAFGSLPNTLPMPSLPHIEWHNVGALTAPAFTIALLAAIESLLSASVADGMTGGRHKPNMELIAQGIGNIGSALFGGIPATGAIARTATNIKAGAKSPVSGMIHSLTLLAILMAFAQYAQQIPLAVLAGILTVVCYNMSEMHTFRRLLKGPRQDAAVLVITFLLTVFVDLVVAVEVGVVLAALLFMGRMAQISDVSAIKNELLDDDSEDSGDRSTAKLNIPEGVEVFDVKGPFFFGAVEQFKDQVLKTLEHDTKVVILRMRLVPALDATGLNVLSDFCHQCREHGCTLLVCGVQPQPLDVIRHAPFYRELKRYNICENIDAALIRADKVLNGPAPKHL
- a CDS encoding winged helix-turn-helix transcriptional regulator, with amino-acid sequence MKNPPSTYRCPCGATLSLIGGKYKIVILWFLYQNSVLRFNELHRLVPEATTKMLAQQLRELEADKLVERKVYPVVPPKVEYSLTPFGRSVLPVLEAMNAWGASYLEAHGA
- a CDS encoding nitroreductase family protein, whose product is MKVTIDQEKCIHCGLCKKACILTRFCGFDSLEQAAEQHCINCGHCVAVCPRQAISHATVKKTEPIGPVPDEQGFLNLLMKTRSVRHFKPSPVGREAYDLMRRVAEYSQSGLNAQEIRLIVIEHPDALAHIRKAAMHMYGKLEKLARFPLTRFFLKLALNRRDYRSVIFESATHTLRRQTQARGEDPILYGAPALILLTGPAASQTGREDATVISQNIMLAMTSLGLGCCYMGGLVLGCRMLKYQPLLQALQLPEKQEVYQSFVLGAPTLQLRRMPERKRREITFRRISGQRPESSSSYRESRKSKSSSKCWLVLFQRFFPCRARTHSFLSVKR
- the nrdR gene encoding transcriptional regulator NrdR, translated to MRCVQCGHLEDKVIDSRMSKDGTTIRRRRVCLRCDYRYTTYEQIERTELRVVKRDNLREALNREKILRGLVKACEKRPVSMDRLDRAVEEIISELHRDHLREVPSSEIGKKVIEKLYAIDPVAYIRYVSVYRQFSNVEEFIQEITQMRHQTLIDPLQRKLPIL
- a CDS encoding sialate O-acetylesterase encodes the protein MKKILLLFLLACSVSMASARELKIFLLTGQSNSLGAVKGSPASPELLKKYEPQATLYWHENFGQREGVFPGASTAWEQVRPAMPRYNGNLCMGPEYGFAFTLEKNGWFKDADVAVVKASRDGGDNSHWQKHGQAYQALVQAVKNACGAVDRSRYSKVTFSGLLYLQGESNTGTSVPESASRFLELLNDLSADLKPYGDTSALAAQKAIIGENANWDGRNETDAETGNITGGLEGRDTTVQGKTTQQVMKSLAASRPGMGYAPTRDLPKLTAGDTMGVHYSGAAQISIGARFAYEAARLAGKDAGSVRSGRYDVPLGAPEAWMNRKQPGKNVCVWNVASSIKPSVVSGTVKLFGIRVEDPAVNTVVIEGAGASGDRLVLGPGGIRLSEGKNLLIKGNVQLAGRQTWNIPGGSAVTIASREPAALDGKALPGLLSGQAEVHVVRENGGEQQSAAKIVFRNVRTSSLKCSWVLSAGTEMFLEGMDGQSLNLGRITVRKGAVLNLNGTRLPAGSVVNEGGTVNE